The Streptomyces nitrosporeus genome includes a window with the following:
- a CDS encoding LacI family DNA-binding transcriptional regulator has translation MAKVTRDDVARLAGTSTAVVSYVINNGPRPVAPATRERVLAAIKELGYRPDRVAQAMASRRTDLIGMIVPDARQPFFAEMAHAVEQAAAERGKMVLVGNSDYRDEREVHYLRAFLGMRVSGLILVSQGPSERAAAEIEAWDARVVLLHERPEAIDDVAVVTDDIGGAQLATRHLLEHGNAYVACLGGMESTPVVGDPVADHIEGWRRAMHEAGLSTEGRLLHAPFNRYDAYQVALKLLAGPERPPAIFCSTDDQAIGVLRAARELRIDVPGELAVAGFDDVKEAGLTDPPLTTVFSDRPAMARAAVDLVLDDSLRVSGSRRERLKQFPSALVVRRSCGCGEPSQLLR, from the coding sequence GTGGCCAAGGTGACGCGGGACGATGTGGCGAGACTGGCGGGGACCTCGACAGCGGTCGTCAGCTACGTCATCAACAACGGACCCAGGCCGGTCGCCCCGGCCACGCGCGAGCGGGTACTCGCCGCGATCAAGGAGCTGGGCTACCGGCCGGACCGGGTCGCCCAGGCCATGGCGTCACGGCGGACCGATCTCATAGGGATGATCGTGCCGGACGCGCGGCAGCCGTTCTTCGCGGAGATGGCGCACGCGGTCGAACAGGCCGCCGCCGAGCGCGGGAAGATGGTGCTCGTCGGCAACTCCGACTACCGCGACGAGCGCGAGGTCCACTATCTGCGGGCCTTCCTCGGCATGCGGGTCTCCGGGCTGATCCTGGTCAGCCAGGGCCCCAGCGAGCGGGCCGCCGCGGAGATAGAGGCGTGGGACGCCCGGGTGGTCCTGCTGCACGAGCGGCCCGAGGCGATCGACGACGTCGCGGTCGTCACCGACGACATCGGCGGCGCCCAGCTCGCCACCCGCCACCTGCTGGAACACGGCAACGCCTATGTGGCCTGCCTCGGCGGCATGGAGTCCACCCCGGTGGTCGGCGACCCGGTCGCCGACCACATCGAGGGCTGGCGCCGGGCGATGCACGAGGCGGGGCTGTCCACCGAGGGCCGGCTCCTGCACGCCCCGTTCAACCGCTACGACGCCTACCAGGTGGCGCTGAAGCTGCTGGCGGGGCCGGAGCGGCCGCCGGCGATCTTCTGCTCGACCGACGACCAGGCGATCGGTGTGCTGCGGGCCGCGCGCGAGCTGCGGATCGACGTGCCCGGCGAGCTCGCCGTCGCGGGCTTCGACGACGTGAAGGAGGCGGGTCTGACCGACCCGCCGCTGACGACGGTCTTCTCGGACCGCCCGGCGATGGCACGGGCGGCGGTGGACCTGGTGCTCGACGACTCGCTGCGGGTCTCCGGCTCCCGGCGGGAGCGGCTGAAGCAGTTCCCGTCCGCCCTGGTCGTCCGGCGGTCCTGCGGCTGCGGGGAGCC
- a CDS encoding MoaD/ThiS family protein: protein MAAGTIRYWAAAKAAAGTAEEPYAASTLAEALDGVRERHPGELTRVLLRCSFLVDGNPVGTRGHETVRLAEGGTVEVLPPFAGG from the coding sequence ATGGCAGCGGGAACGATCCGCTACTGGGCCGCGGCCAAGGCCGCCGCGGGGACAGCCGAGGAGCCGTACGCGGCCTCGACGCTCGCCGAGGCGCTCGACGGGGTGCGCGAGCGGCATCCCGGCGAGCTGACGCGTGTGCTGCTCAGATGTTCGTTCCTGGTGGACGGGAATCCGGTGGGCACCCGCGGCCATGAGACCGTACGGCTTGCCGAGGGCGGCACGGTCGAGGTGCTCCCGCCGTTCGCAGGAGGGTGA
- a CDS encoding alpha/beta hydrolase, whose amino-acid sequence MSSVSEGCFLSTSVPSITPGPRRATLLTDDGVRIEAVYSPCTAVAGAGPDGPDGGTAVVLAHGFTGSVDRPALRRAVEVFAQRAAVITFSFRGHGKSGGRSTVGDREVLDLAAAVAWARSMGHRRIVTVGFSMGGSVVLRHAALYTRPDAADSPVPESGGEAGRVAVRHTGARKRRAGAHTDAVVAVSAPARWYYRGTAPMRRLHWVVTRPAGRLVGRYGFGTRIHTRDWDPVPLSPVEAVPLVRVPLLIVHGDRDPYFPLDHPRMLAAASDGRAELWLERGMGHAENAADEGLLSRIGDWAASV is encoded by the coding sequence ATGAGTTCTGTGTCCGAGGGTTGTTTCCTGAGTACTTCTGTTCCCTCGATCACGCCGGGTCCCCGCCGGGCCACATTGCTGACTGATGACGGTGTGCGTATCGAGGCGGTGTACAGCCCGTGTACGGCGGTTGCCGGGGCCGGGCCGGACGGCCCGGACGGCGGTACGGCGGTGGTCCTGGCGCACGGGTTCACCGGCAGCGTCGACCGGCCGGCGCTGCGGCGTGCCGTGGAGGTGTTCGCCCAGCGTGCGGCCGTGATCACTTTCTCCTTCCGGGGCCACGGAAAGTCCGGCGGACGGTCCACCGTGGGGGACCGGGAGGTACTCGATCTGGCCGCCGCCGTCGCCTGGGCGCGGTCGATGGGGCACCGGCGGATCGTTACGGTCGGCTTCTCGATGGGCGGTTCGGTGGTGCTCCGGCACGCCGCTTTGTATACGCGGCCGGACGCCGCGGATTCCCCCGTACCGGAATCGGGCGGAGAGGCAGGACGGGTGGCGGTACGGCACACCGGGGCGCGGAAGAGGCGCGCGGGGGCGCATACGGACGCGGTGGTCGCGGTCAGCGCACCGGCCCGCTGGTACTACCGGGGCACGGCCCCGATGCGCCGGCTGCACTGGGTGGTCACCCGCCCCGCCGGGCGGCTCGTCGGCCGGTACGGCTTCGGCACGCGGATCCACACCCGGGACTGGGACCCGGTGCCCCTCTCCCCCGTCGAGGCGGTCCCGCTCGTCCGGGTGCCGCTGCTGATCGTGCACGGTGACAGGGACCCGTACTTCCCGCTCGACCACCCGCGCATGCTGGCCGCGGCGTCGGACGGCCGGGCGGAACTGTGGCTGGAGCGGGGGATGGGGCACGCGGAGAACGCGGCGGACGAGGGGCTGCTCTCCCGCATCGGGGACTGGGCCGCTTCGGTGTGA
- a CDS encoding response regulator transcription factor — protein MSSLLLLTNALQPSTEVLPALGLLLHSVRVAPAEGPALVDTPGADVILVDGRRDLPQVRSLCQLLRSTGPGCPLILVVTEGGLAAVTADWGIDDVLLDTAGPAEVEARLRLATGRQQITADDSPMEIRNGDLSVDEATYSAKLKGRVLDLTFKEFELLKYLAQHPGRVFTRAQLLQEVWGYDYFGGTRTVDVHVRRLRAKLGPEHESLIGTVRNVGYRFVTPEKAERSAEEGKAKKAPKAAEETVTRSEQSAEAKITEEAPVRPAKR, from the coding sequence ATGAGTTCACTGCTGCTTCTCACCAACGCCCTCCAGCCGTCGACGGAGGTGCTCCCCGCCCTCGGTCTGCTGCTCCACAGCGTGCGGGTCGCCCCCGCCGAGGGACCCGCGCTCGTCGACACCCCGGGTGCCGACGTCATCCTCGTCGACGGGCGGCGCGACCTTCCGCAGGTGCGTTCCCTGTGCCAGCTCCTGCGGTCCACCGGGCCGGGCTGTCCGCTGATCCTGGTCGTCACCGAGGGCGGCCTCGCGGCCGTCACCGCCGACTGGGGCATCGACGACGTCCTGCTGGACACGGCGGGCCCCGCCGAGGTCGAGGCCCGGCTGCGGCTGGCCACCGGCCGCCAGCAGATCACCGCCGACGACTCCCCCATGGAGATCCGCAACGGCGACCTGTCGGTGGACGAGGCGACGTACAGCGCCAAGCTGAAGGGCCGGGTCCTGGACCTGACCTTCAAGGAGTTCGAGCTGCTCAAGTACCTCGCCCAGCACCCGGGCCGGGTCTTCACCCGCGCCCAGCTCCTCCAGGAGGTCTGGGGCTACGACTACTTCGGCGGCACCCGGACGGTCGACGTCCACGTCCGGCGGCTGCGCGCGAAGCTGGGCCCCGAGCACGAGTCCCTGATCGGCACCGTCCGCAACGTCGGCTACCGCTTCGTCACCCCCGAGAAGGCCGAACGGTCCGCCGAGGAGGGCAAGGCCAAGAAGGCCCCGAAGGCGGCCGAGGAGACCGTCACCCGCTCGGAGCAGTCAGCGGAAGCGAAGATTACGGAAGAAGCCCCGGTCCGGCCTGCCAAGCGGTAG